A window of Streptomyces sp. N50 contains these coding sequences:
- the uppS gene encoding polyprenyl diphosphate synthase: MQVGLPTAEEFGLLPRHLALILDGNRRWAKSRGLTASEGHRAGFSRVPEVLAWCANLGIETVTLWLLSTDNLRRDPAEVDALTRIITDLVEDLATSDRWRLRHTGVREKLPKGLRVVLDAAAAGTAQNTVMQVNLAICYGGREEVTDAFRALLDRYARDGLSPAEAAHRITSEAVSQVITGGDPAPELMVRTSGEQRSSGFLLWTATHTEQFFTTTYWPDFGPDDLKAALTHYEQNRGHFRATSDA; encoded by the coding sequence GTGCAGGTGGGACTGCCGACCGCGGAGGAGTTCGGTCTGCTGCCCCGGCACCTCGCCCTGATCCTCGACGGCAACAGACGATGGGCGAAGTCCCGTGGACTCACCGCCTCGGAGGGGCACCGGGCCGGATTCTCCCGCGTACCGGAGGTCCTCGCCTGGTGCGCGAACCTGGGCATCGAGACCGTGACCCTGTGGCTGTTGTCGACGGACAACCTCCGGCGAGACCCCGCGGAAGTCGACGCGCTCACCCGCATCATCACCGACCTCGTGGAAGACCTCGCCACGTCGGACCGCTGGCGACTGCGCCACACGGGTGTGCGCGAGAAGCTGCCCAAGGGGCTGCGCGTCGTCCTCGACGCCGCGGCGGCGGGCACCGCGCAGAACACCGTGATGCAGGTGAACCTGGCCATCTGCTACGGCGGACGGGAAGAGGTCACCGACGCCTTTCGCGCGCTCCTCGACCGGTACGCGCGTGACGGTCTGTCGCCCGCCGAGGCGGCACACCGCATCACGTCCGAAGCAGTCTCGCAGGTCATCACCGGAGGCGATCCGGCACCGGAGCTGATGGTGCGGACGTCCGGTGAACAACGCAGTTCGGGGTTTCTGCTCTGGACGGCGACGCACACCGAGCAGTTCTTCACGACCACCTACTGGCCGGACTTCGGGCCGGACGACCTCAAGGCCGCGCTCACCCATTACGAGCAGAACCGCGGCCACTTCCGGGCGACATCAGACGCCTGA
- a CDS encoding undecaprenyl diphosphate synthase family protein, giving the protein MTPRHVAVLLDGHAQWAAAKGLTESEGFRASCAKQVDVARWCHDLGAHTVTLRVVPHPGAAPDHLPAEADWDRMLEAFRNGWEGAPAIALNHLGDLGRLPAGLADRLRAACTPAVTGARPSLQVNLAVGYDGHDEVLDALRSVLRTAQDGGRGLDEVAVSLAADDLGERLASRTLPPVDLFVRAAGGQHLSGLLLWQSVYSEFHFSDIPAPALTRDDLAVAFADYSGRNRRYGK; this is encoded by the coding sequence ATGACCCCTCGTCATGTGGCGGTGCTTCTCGACGGTCACGCCCAGTGGGCCGCGGCCAAGGGCTTGACCGAGTCCGAAGGGTTCCGGGCCAGCTGTGCCAAGCAGGTGGACGTCGCCCGGTGGTGCCACGACCTCGGGGCACACACGGTCACCCTGCGGGTGGTCCCACACCCGGGCGCCGCCCCTGACCACCTACCGGCGGAGGCCGACTGGGACCGGATGCTGGAGGCCTTTCGCAACGGTTGGGAAGGCGCACCGGCCATCGCCCTGAACCATCTGGGCGACCTAGGACGCCTGCCCGCAGGCCTGGCCGACCGCTTGCGCGCGGCCTGCACGCCCGCGGTCACCGGGGCCCGGCCCTCGTTACAGGTGAACCTGGCGGTGGGGTACGACGGCCATGACGAGGTGCTCGACGCCCTGCGATCGGTGTTGCGCACGGCGCAGGACGGCGGGCGCGGTCTCGACGAGGTTGCCGTCAGCCTGGCGGCCGACGACCTCGGGGAGCGATTGGCCAGCCGGACTCTGCCACCGGTGGACCTGTTCGTCCGCGCCGCTGGTGGACAGCACCTGTCGGGCTTACTGCTGTGGCAGTCGGTCTACTCGGAGTTCCACTTCTCCGACATACCCGCGCCAGCCCTCACCCGCGATGACCTGGCCGTGGCCTTCGCGGACTATTCCGGCAGAAACCGACGGTACGGCAAGTGA
- a CDS encoding nucleotidyltransferase family protein, producing MSSTGSEARLIRVLARPELTEENKDEARALIEDNLSSFDWGFLLDQATRHNVLQMLGKHFSDLRYYYFPDQRVIVPHWWVLCAAYQANTIRNEALAAEYGHVLGLLNDAGVRYAVRKGAALGEHLYRDSGLRRTSDLDLLIDRTDARRLADVLTELGYQQGRIAPDGKSVQRLSKQAQGFWRLHLNNAMPFHRIPGRPDIPYYGVDMCFDLFQRGSGSVTPVGELLDRAVKADICGVPAAMLSLPDQLIDTCAHLYKEATNLYYIEHERDLQLSKFLDVALLAGRVTAVDEWQTTLARVQEYQAVRQVYYALHFTDQVFPGEIDPRALAELRPSDCSYLEEYGSGQDVFRWRTPFFERLFDRGRRYRVAARSAVPTA from the coding sequence GTGAGCTCGACAGGATCTGAGGCCCGGCTCATCCGCGTCCTCGCCCGGCCGGAACTCACCGAGGAAAACAAGGACGAGGCCCGCGCACTGATCGAGGACAACCTCTCATCCTTCGACTGGGGTTTCCTCCTGGACCAGGCGACGCGGCACAACGTGCTGCAAATGCTCGGCAAGCATTTCTCCGACCTGCGGTACTACTACTTCCCCGACCAGCGTGTCATCGTCCCCCACTGGTGGGTGCTGTGCGCCGCCTACCAGGCCAACACCATCCGCAACGAGGCCCTCGCCGCGGAGTACGGCCATGTCCTGGGCCTGTTGAACGATGCAGGTGTGCGCTACGCGGTGCGCAAGGGCGCTGCTCTGGGCGAGCATCTCTACCGGGACTCCGGGCTGCGGCGCACCAGCGACCTGGACTTGCTCATCGACCGCACCGACGCTCGCCGCCTCGCGGATGTGCTCACCGAGCTCGGCTACCAGCAGGGACGTATCGCGCCGGACGGCAAGTCGGTGCAACGACTGTCGAAGCAGGCCCAGGGGTTCTGGCGACTGCACCTGAACAACGCCATGCCGTTCCACCGGATCCCGGGCAGGCCGGACATCCCCTACTACGGCGTGGACATGTGCTTCGACCTGTTCCAACGCGGGTCGGGGTCCGTCACACCCGTGGGAGAACTGCTGGACCGTGCCGTGAAGGCCGATATCTGCGGGGTACCAGCCGCGATGCTCTCACTGCCCGACCAACTCATCGACACCTGCGCGCACCTCTACAAGGAAGCGACGAACCTGTACTACATCGAGCACGAGAGGGATCTCCAGCTCTCGAAGTTCCTCGACGTGGCACTGCTCGCCGGCCGGGTGACAGCCGTAGACGAATGGCAGACCACCCTTGCGCGGGTCCAGGAATATCAGGCCGTACGTCAGGTCTACTACGCGCTGCACTTCACCGACCAGGTCTTCCCAGGTGAGATCGATCCGAGGGCCCTCGCGGAGCTGCGCCCCTCAGACTGTTCCTACCTGGAGGAATACGGCAGCGGCCAGGACGTCTTCCGTTGGCGGACACCGTTCTTCGAGCGACTCTTCGACCGCGGACGGCGCTACCGCGTCGCCGCGCGTTCCGCCGTACCGACCGCCTGA
- a CDS encoding class I adenylate-forming enzyme family protein yields MHGLLDRAVASRPTAPAVRDGKGCWTYEDLGSAARSAAAWLLACGVKPGDRVVVRAMPQRSFVALLYGCLRLGATFVPVNTAMRRYQLTHVLQDAEPALFIGGDPEEREWVGETVPVRSTDEVRAAVEPLGPRPKTPGELPTTTHSSDDVALLLYTSGSTAQPKAVACPHNAVVFAVRAVADRVRYRPEDVVFCRLPLSFDYGLYQLLLGAEAGCEVVLADATGDMRLLADVRETGATVVPIVPSLGAMLLTLAKRDPAPTRVRLFTNTGEHLPLRTVQQLRDRFPGASVQLMFGTTECKRITIMEPDGDLHRPASVGRALAGTSVRVVDERGRPLPPGATGEITVRGPHLMAGYWRSPELTARTYRVDPDDAERVLHTGDFGHLDADGYLYFSGRRDQVFKRRGTRTSVLEIEEAARSLPGVRDAAVLPPSGHRDAVLYLAGDTTPRQALAGLGRLLDPAKVPALCRIVEALPLTPNGKVSRPLLEEWESVRT; encoded by the coding sequence GTGCACGGGCTCCTGGACCGCGCGGTGGCGAGCCGTCCGACGGCTCCCGCGGTGCGCGACGGGAAAGGGTGCTGGACCTACGAGGACCTCGGCAGCGCCGCCCGGTCAGCGGCGGCCTGGCTGCTCGCGTGCGGGGTGAAGCCCGGTGACCGTGTCGTCGTCCGGGCCATGCCGCAGCGCTCCTTCGTCGCCCTCCTCTACGGATGCCTGCGACTCGGTGCGACGTTCGTACCCGTGAACACGGCCATGCGGCGCTACCAGCTGACACACGTCCTTCAGGACGCCGAGCCGGCTCTGTTCATCGGCGGTGACCCGGAGGAACGGGAGTGGGTCGGCGAAACAGTTCCCGTCCGCTCGACGGACGAGGTGCGGGCGGCCGTCGAGCCGCTTGGGCCCCGTCCCAAGACCCCGGGCGAACTCCCCACAACCACGCACTCCAGCGACGATGTCGCACTGCTGCTCTACACCTCGGGCAGCACGGCCCAGCCCAAGGCCGTGGCCTGCCCGCACAACGCTGTCGTCTTCGCGGTGCGCGCCGTCGCCGACCGCGTGCGCTACCGCCCGGAGGACGTCGTCTTCTGCCGACTGCCCCTCTCCTTCGACTACGGCCTGTACCAGCTCCTGCTCGGCGCCGAGGCGGGCTGTGAGGTGGTACTCGCGGACGCCACGGGCGACATGCGGCTGCTCGCCGACGTGCGAGAGACGGGAGCAACCGTGGTACCCATCGTGCCGTCCCTCGGCGCGATGCTGCTCACACTCGCCAAGAGGGATCCCGCACCCACTCGGGTCCGGCTGTTCACGAACACCGGCGAGCACCTCCCGCTGCGGACGGTCCAGCAGTTGCGCGACCGTTTTCCCGGCGCCAGCGTCCAGCTGATGTTCGGCACGACCGAATGCAAGCGGATCACGATCATGGAACCGGATGGCGATCTGCACCGCCCGGCCTCCGTGGGACGTGCCCTCGCGGGCACGTCCGTGCGTGTCGTGGATGAGCGCGGCCGTCCGCTGCCGCCGGGAGCCACCGGCGAGATCACGGTACGCGGCCCGCACCTGATGGCCGGCTACTGGCGCTCGCCCGAGCTCACGGCGCGAACCTACCGCGTCGATCCGGATGACGCCGAAAGGGTCCTGCACACCGGGGACTTCGGGCACCTGGACGCGGATGGCTACCTCTATTTCAGCGGACGCCGCGACCAGGTCTTCAAGCGCCGGGGCACGAGGACTTCGGTGCTGGAGATCGAAGAGGCGGCGCGTTCGCTGCCCGGCGTGCGCGACGCGGCCGTCCTGCCGCCGTCCGGTCATCGGGACGCGGTGCTGTATCTCGCTGGTGACACAACCCCGCGGCAGGCGCTGGCAGGGCTGGGCCGGCTGCTCGATCCGGCCAAGGTGCCGGCTCTGTGCAGGATCGTCGAGGCGCTACCGCTGACGCCGAACGGGAAGGTCTCACGGCCGCTTCTGGAGGAGTGGGAGAGCGTGCGCACATGA
- a CDS encoding type III PLP-dependent enzyme: MTTMNLADLVDAYGSPLYVYELDDVASAAHELRRALPQPSTLYYSLKANPHPLIARTLRQAGCHAEVSSQGELAAALEAGFTGAEFLYTGPGKTRAEIADALDAGATRFSVESVGDYRRVAEVAEERGTTAQCLLRLNASESHGASGLRMTGTASQFGTDSAALIAAPELFAPRPGAHVIGMHFFALSNARDAESLLDSLVFSITEAARVHRACGLPLTYVDLGGGFAAPYATQGERPDYSGLREPLEAALDKCLPGWRRGDTTVAFESGRHLVGGSGQLVCTVSDIKRSRDRTYVVLDTGINHLGGLAGLGRLLPMRASAVSTRPGKEQADTKRERVAMVGPLCTPADVLARDTDLPQVDEEGLLAFPNVGAYGLTASLIGFLSRPVAAEVVLNAGRTVDASRIELRRTTLTPSTHRRDPEPAFYQQEFEK, translated from the coding sequence ATGACGACCATGAACCTGGCCGACCTCGTCGACGCCTACGGCAGTCCGCTCTACGTGTACGAACTCGACGACGTCGCAAGCGCGGCCCACGAACTGCGCCGCGCGCTTCCGCAGCCGTCGACGCTGTACTACTCGCTGAAGGCCAATCCACATCCGCTGATCGCCCGCACACTGCGCCAGGCCGGATGCCATGCCGAAGTGAGTTCCCAGGGCGAACTGGCCGCCGCCCTCGAAGCGGGTTTCACCGGGGCCGAGTTCCTGTACACGGGTCCCGGCAAGACCCGGGCGGAGATAGCGGACGCGCTGGACGCGGGGGCGACCCGCTTCTCCGTCGAGTCCGTGGGCGACTACCGGCGGGTGGCCGAGGTGGCCGAGGAGCGGGGCACCACCGCTCAGTGCCTGCTCAGGCTGAACGCGAGCGAATCGCACGGCGCCAGCGGGCTGCGGATGACCGGAACCGCTTCCCAGTTCGGTACCGATTCGGCCGCGCTGATCGCCGCGCCGGAGCTGTTCGCCCCGCGACCGGGCGCGCACGTCATCGGAATGCACTTCTTCGCCCTCAGCAACGCGCGCGACGCCGAGAGTCTGCTCGATTCCCTGGTCTTCAGCATCACCGAGGCCGCCCGGGTGCACCGGGCGTGCGGCCTTCCGCTCACCTACGTCGACCTGGGCGGCGGCTTCGCCGCTCCGTACGCCACCCAGGGCGAACGCCCCGACTACTCGGGGCTGCGCGAACCGCTGGAGGCCGCGCTCGACAAGTGTCTGCCCGGCTGGCGGCGGGGCGACACGACCGTTGCCTTCGAGTCCGGGCGCCACCTCGTCGGCGGCAGCGGCCAACTGGTCTGCACAGTCAGCGACATCAAACGGAGCCGTGACCGGACCTACGTCGTGCTCGACACCGGGATCAACCACTTGGGCGGACTCGCAGGTCTGGGCCGTCTGCTGCCCATGCGGGCGTCCGCGGTGTCCACCCGGCCCGGGAAGGAACAGGCCGACACGAAGAGAGAGCGTGTGGCGATGGTGGGGCCCTTGTGCACACCGGCCGACGTCCTCGCCCGTGACACCGACCTGCCGCAGGTGGACGAGGAGGGGCTGCTCGCCTTTCCGAACGTGGGCGCGTACGGCCTCACGGCCAGCCTGATCGGATTCCTCAGTCGGCCTGTGGCGGCCGAGGTCGTCCTGAACGCGGGGAGGACGGTCGACGCCTCGCGGATCGAGTTGCGCCGTACCACGCTCACTCCATCCACCCACCGCCGCGACCCAGAACCGGCCTTCTACCAGCAGGAGTTCGAGAAGTGA
- a CDS encoding acyl-CoA dehydrogenase family protein — MTRSSLVERAEKVLPVLQDEAHTTDDQAAFPEVGLHALRASGLLGLLVPEEYGGLGGDLADLVEIAQLLAGGCMSTAMIWAMHCQQSDAVVRFASPELKDHVLPRIARGDVYLASVTTEPGKGGHLLTGKAPLRQEDDVLALHRDAPVVTGGRHADGFLITMRAAPEAPENQVTLVYADREQVDVVVRGEWDTLGMRGTESLGFAISGTVPATQTVGKPGGFQQIAVESMAPVGHLAWAACWLGAARAALGGLVALVRSPERPSGINVGSELTNERLARIRMDLELVSAYLHRVLDEVLALRAEGHSLGQTPVQIHLNTLKVTAAELTFQAVDRMVQLAGLGVGYNRRSPLPLERCLRDLRSASLNYSNDRLLVVSGALTLMDRSVNLA; from the coding sequence GTGACCCGAAGCTCCCTCGTCGAGAGGGCGGAAAAGGTGCTCCCCGTCCTTCAGGACGAGGCACACACGACCGACGATCAGGCGGCCTTCCCTGAGGTCGGGCTGCACGCGCTCCGGGCGAGCGGGCTGCTCGGGCTCCTGGTGCCCGAGGAGTACGGAGGGCTCGGGGGCGATCTGGCGGACCTCGTCGAGATCGCCCAGCTCCTGGCCGGCGGCTGTATGTCGACGGCCATGATCTGGGCCATGCACTGCCAGCAGTCCGACGCCGTGGTGCGGTTCGCCTCACCCGAGCTGAAGGACCACGTGTTGCCGCGCATCGCCCGCGGCGACGTCTACCTGGCGTCGGTCACCACCGAGCCGGGCAAGGGCGGGCATCTGCTCACCGGCAAGGCGCCGCTCCGGCAGGAGGACGACGTCCTCGCGTTGCACCGTGACGCGCCGGTGGTCACCGGCGGACGGCACGCCGACGGTTTCCTGATCACGATGCGGGCGGCGCCCGAAGCGCCGGAGAACCAGGTCACCCTGGTGTACGCCGACCGCGAGCAGGTGGATGTCGTCGTGCGCGGTGAGTGGGACACCCTCGGCATGCGGGGCACCGAAAGCCTGGGCTTCGCGATATCCGGGACGGTGCCCGCCACCCAGACCGTGGGCAAGCCGGGCGGGTTCCAGCAGATCGCCGTGGAGAGCATGGCCCCGGTCGGCCATCTGGCCTGGGCCGCCTGCTGGCTCGGGGCGGCACGCGCCGCGCTGGGCGGCCTGGTGGCGCTGGTGCGGTCGCCCGAGCGGCCGAGTGGAATCAACGTCGGGTCCGAACTCACCAACGAGCGACTCGCGCGCATCCGCATGGACCTGGAGCTGGTCAGCGCATACCTGCACCGTGTCCTCGACGAGGTCCTCGCGCTGCGGGCGGAAGGACACTCCCTGGGGCAGACGCCCGTGCAGATCCATCTGAACACGCTCAAGGTCACGGCCGCGGAACTGACGTTCCAGGCAGTGGATCGCATGGTCCAGCTGGCCGGGCTGGGTGTCGGCTACAACCGCCGGTCTCCCCTGCCGCTGGAGCGCTGCCTGCGCGATCTGCGGTCCGCGAGCCTCAATTACTCCAACGACCGTCTCCTTGTGGTGAGCGGCGCGCTCACCTTGATGGACCGTTCGGTAAACCTTGCCTGA
- a CDS encoding phosphopantetheine-binding protein, with protein sequence MNTLWSKTFETTLRNHLPLLAPEAEIEPEVALADLGLDSLGTVGLLVELEETFNVVIPDESLSTETFATPKSLWDVIDQLVKEQSR encoded by the coding sequence ATGAACACACTGTGGTCCAAGACCTTCGAAACGACCCTGCGGAACCATCTCCCCTTGTTGGCCCCCGAGGCCGAGATCGAGCCGGAGGTCGCCCTCGCCGACCTCGGCCTCGACTCCCTGGGCACCGTGGGCCTGCTGGTCGAACTGGAAGAGACGTTCAACGTCGTCATTCCGGACGAGTCCCTCAGCACGGAGACATTCGCGACACCGAAGTCCCTGTGGGATGTCATCGATCAGCTGGTCAAGGAGCAGTCGAGGTAG